A single Bacillota bacterium DNA region contains:
- a CDS encoding HEPN domain-containing protein — MKDKAAEWMKQAEYDLDTAKYMISGGRYFYAVFMCHMCLEKALKALYQEKKDEV; from the coding sequence ATGAAGGATAAAGCTGCTGAATGGATGAAACAAGCAGAATACGATTTAGATACAGCCAAATACATGATATCCGGCGGACGATATTTCTATGCTGTGTTCATGTGCCATATGTGCCTGGAGAAGGCACTTAAGGCGTTGTATCAGGAGAAGAAGGATGAGGTT
- a CDS encoding AAA family ATPase, translating to MGVNTSWFGADAMKVADLLTYSYTESNRPNLLLIDEAHILTPQCLNELRLLTNAAVKHEAVITMILFGQPSLATTLKLPAMIPLAQRIGLVHGLPWRA from the coding sequence TTGGGTGTAAATACATCATGGTTTGGAGCTGATGCCATGAAAGTGGCCGACCTTTTGACATACTCATATACAGAATCAAACCGTCCTAATTTGCTTCTGATCGATGAAGCACACATTCTCACACCACAGTGTTTAAATGAACTACGATTGCTTACCAATGCCGCTGTAAAGCATGAAGCTGTCATCACCATGATTTTGTTTGGACAACCGTCCCTGGCAACAACTCTCAAGCTTCCTGCTATGATACCGCTTGCACAGAGGATTGGATTGGTACATGGATTACCATGGAGGGCTTGA